In Alteromonas macleodii, the sequence ACTAGGCACTATCGATTTTTGGAAAGTCGCGGTTAAACCGGGCAAACCTTTCGCTTTAGGCAAAATTAATAATACCTTGTTTTGTGGTTTACCGGGCAACCCCGTATCTTCATTTGTCACTGCTAAGTTACTGGTTGTACCCGTTATCAAGAAAATGCAAGGCCAAGCACAAAGCCACGAGCCGTTTTTTGTGAACGCGACTATTACCACATCACTTAAGCGCCGAGCGGGTCGACGAGATTTCCAGCGTGCAACTATGGTGAGAAACAACCAAGGAGAATGGGAAGTCACACCGTTTAAATCACAAAGTTCTGGTGTGATGACGTCAATCACCTCTGCCAACTGCCTTATGGTAGTGCATGAGGATATCAGCGAGCTGAAACCTGGTGACACGGTTCCCGTTATGCCACTGCATTTTTAAAACGGCTGTTGTTTAAACGCTTTACGTTAGATAACTTTTTTCGCGATTCGGTTTTGCTTCTGTATTTACCAAGAAACAATTATCAAAGCACTACGCGAAACAATTAGCCATTATCCTCGTCGCTCTTGGCGACTTATATAGAGACACATTACCGTGAATAAGAAACGCTTTCTTGTAGAAGGAAGAGATATTTTAAAGCTTGCGTGGCCATTGCTAGTTGCGCAAATTACACAGATGCTAATGGGCGTAAGCGATACCATTATGGCGGGGCGTTATAGCGCTACCGACATGGCAGCAGTGGCCCTTGGGTTTAGCATAACCGTACCACTTCTGTGTTTTATACAAGGTATAGCCCTTGCGCTTCCCCCTATTATTTCACGGTTACAGGGTAACAAAAGTATTAGCAGCATTGCTGATGCCAGCCAGCAAGCAGGCTACCTGATCTTCTTTGTAGGACTGGTAATAGCAGGGTTAATTCCCTTCAATGAAAATATGGTAGCGCTTTTTCCCATGGCGCCTGAACTGCACAGCATAACCGTAGACTACGTGCTTTACGTGCTATTTGCCATGCCGGGTTTTGCTTTGTACCAATGGCTTAGAAATTATTGTGAAGGCTTAGGTAAAACCAAGCCAACGATGATCATTACCGTAATTGGCTTGATGGCTAACATTGTTGGAAACTACCTATTTATTTACGGTGTTGGCCCACTGCCTGCCATGGGCGGCGCTGGTTGTGGTATTGCTACTGGCATCGTTATTTACACTATGCTGATTGCAACCTTCATCTATGTGCGCTTCGCCCCTGCTCTGCAAAAATACAATTTGTTTAGTCAGCTGTACACGCCAAACATGGTAACCATAAGCCGAACTTTTAAAATGGGCTTGCCTATTGCCATGACGATTTTGTTCGAAGTAACGCTGTTTTCAGTAGTTGCATTGTTATTAGCACCATTTGGTGCCACCACGGTAGCTGCCCACCAAGTAGCCCTGAATTTCTCGGCGCTTATGTTTATGTTTCCTATGAGTATTGGGATGGCTGCCGCCATCCGCATTGGGTATCGCATTGGGCAAAGAAATCAGCGTCAGGCTAAAATAGCAGCCCGTACTGCTATTCTTATCGGCTTTTTCACCTCAGCATGTACGGCGAGCTTCACTCTGCTGGCTAAAGGTTTCATTATTGGGCTATATACCAGCGACGATGCTGTTTACACGTTAGCTAACGCGCTACTCATATATGCTGCCCTGTTTCAGCTATCAGACGCCGTTCAGGTTATCTCTGCCAATGCATTACGCGGATACAAAGACACTACAGCGATGTTTATCATTACCTTTGTGTCGTACTGGTTAATAGGTCTTCCTACGGGTGTCGTGTTGGGAAGAACAGACTGGATAACGGCTGAGCCGATGGCTGCAGCAGGGTTCTGGATTGGATTTATCGTAGGCTTAAGTGCGGCAGCAGTAATGCTAGGCGCGCGCCTTCTTCATATTCAAAGGCCAAGTGCAGCTCACCGCTTAGCGAGTGCTTAAACAGACTTATTAGCGAAGGCTACCTAAAAAGCACTGGAAACTGGAAACTGTAAAAAGGGCTAGTCTGGCTTTTTGACATTTTCCCAATCTTGCGGGGTGTCTATATCAAATTGTGCATTGGGTATAGACACGGCCTTTACTTTCCCTAACTTCGCATACTTTTTAATAATTGGCTTAGCGCCAGTATCTCCCTGTAGCGCTAATAATTCGCTAAACATTTCCTCTGGGAAAATGGCAGGCACTGTTAACCGGCTATTAGGTTTTCCATCCTTCTGCCCATCGCTCTGCCCGTCCTTCTCCCCATGCTTCTGCCACTCGCTACACACTATGTGGTTTGGATAAGCTTTAGAAGCATCAATAAGGCGGATAAGGTCTTGAGTGTTAAGGCTTGGTAAGTCAGCGAGGGTAAAAAGCACATGTGAAGGCTTGGTGGCCAAAGACTCTGCTTCTGGTAGAGACGAATTTGGAAGCGAAGATGGTGAAAGCGACGTTTCTGGCCGCAATGCTAGGCTCAATAGATGTGAAAGCCCACTGCGAATGCTTGATGCTATCCCCTCTTCCCACTGCCTATTGTGTATCACCTCAATAGGAGTTTCAGTTAGACCACAAAAAGCTTCAGCTAATTGCGAACTCACGCTGTCGTGCCATTTACCTACCACCACCGTGACTGGATGTTTACTCGTTGACCGTATTGCATCGCGAGCGCGAATAACTTCGGTAGCACTGTGCTGAACAAGCGGTAATTTTGTAACAGGATGCTCTGATAAGAGCTTGTTACCGGCATAGCGGGAACTTTGCCCGCCTGCGAGTAAAACAAAAGCTAAGCGATAAACATCCGAACTCAATGTAACACCTATTGGTTAAAGCGCGTAATCAAAACAGACGCAAAATAACTAACGTCGCAATAAAACGCACTTTTTTGTTAACGCGCTTGTGCCAAGGCAGTATACGGGTGTGCATAATAGCCTTGCTCCCTTAAATGACTCAACGGCTTCGACTAAGCCCTTTAATCGCTTCCGTCAACCCTTCAAGGGTCAGCCCATACATTCTGTCTTCCATTATTTCGCGAATAATTTTTATAGACGAATAATACGGCCAATAATTTTCAGGCTGAGGGTTAAGCCACACCGCGTTATTAAAGTGGTTTAACAAACGCTGCATCCATACACTACCAGGCTCTTCATTCCAATGCTCTACACTGCCCCCTGGGTAGGTAATTTCATACGGCCCCATGGTAGCGTCACCTACAAAGATAACCTTATAGTCTTTACCGTAGCGATGAATGATATCCCAGATTGGGATACGCTCTTTATTGCGGCGAAGATTATCTTTCCACACTTCTTCATACACGCAATTATGAAAGTAAAAGTACTCAAGGTACTTAAACTCGGTCTGCACTGCTGAAAAAAGCTCTTGGGTGCTTTTTACGTGAGGGTCCATAGAGCCCCCCACATCAAAGAACATCAACACTTTTACCGCATTATGACGCTCTGGCGCCATATGAATATCAAGCAAGCCACCTTTTTTTGCGGTTTCGCCTATCGTCGTAGGCACATCTAGGTGCTCGCTGGCACCCGTGCGAGCAAACTTGCGCAGCTTTCTTAGCGCCACTTTAATGTTACGCGTACCCAGCTCAACATCTGAACTTAAGTTTTTGAACTCACGCTTATCCCACACTTTAGCCGCCGAGAACTTTCTATTCCCTTTTTGCCCTATTCGCACGCCTTCTGGGTTGTCGCCATAGGCTCCAAATGGCGAGGTACCGCCCGTGCCAACCCACTTGTTTCCACCTTGGTGACGTTTTTCTTGTTCTTCTAAACGCTTCTTCAAGGTTTCCATCAGTTCGTCGAGGCCGCCTGCCTTACGCAGCGCCTCGCGCTCTTCCGGGCTTAAGTTTTTCTCGATTTCCTTACGAAGCCACTCTTCAGGAATGTCTTTACCGAACAAGTCGATAGACTCTACGCCTTCGAAATACTCAGCAAACGCCCTATCGAACTTATCGTATTGGGTTTCGTCTTTCACCATAATGGTACGAGACAAGCTGTAGAAAGCTTCGATGTCGGCGTACACCACGTGATGCTCTAACGCTTTAAGCAAATCAAGCAACTCGCGCAACGTGGTTTTGACCTGATATTTTCGCAGCGTATAAAAAAACTGAATAAGCATTAGCGACGCGCCATAAAGACCAGTTTTTCAAACAAATGAATGTCTTGCTCATTCTTAAGCAATGCGCCGTATAATGGCGGTATTGCTGCTTTACCGTCTTTTGAATGCAGCGCTTCTGGTGGAATATCTTCAGCAACCAAAAGCTTCAGCCAGTCGATAAGTTCAGACGTAGAAGGTTTTTTCTTAAGCCCTGGTACATCGCGAATTTCAAAGAAGGCTTTCAATGCTTCATCAAGCAACTTTTTCTTTAAATCTGGGAAATGTACATTAACGATTTCTTGCATTTCCTCTGGATTCGGGAACTGAATGTAGTGGAAAAAACAGCGGCGCAAGAAAGCGTCTGGCAGCTCTTTTTCATTGTTTGAAGTAATGATTACAATAGGACGCTGTTTCGCGACTACACGCTCTTGTGTTTCATAAACGAAGAACTCCATTTTATCGAGCTCTAGTAATAAATCGTTAGGAAACTCAATGTCAGCTTTATCAATTTCGTCAATCAAAAGTACCGGGCGCTTTTCTGCGCTAAACGCCTCCCACAACTTGCCTTTTACAATGTAATTGCTGATATCGTGCACGCGATCATCGCCAAGTTGAGAGTCGCGAAGACGCGATACTGCATCATATTCGTACAATCCTTGCTGCGCTTTGGTGGTTGATTTAATGTGCCATTGAATTAACTCGGTACTTAAACTCTCTGCCAACTCTTCAGCTAGCATGGTTTTACCTGTGCCCGGCTCACCCTTGATCAAAAGCGGACGCTCTAGCGTAATGGCAGCATTAACCGCCAGCTGTAAGTCTTTGGTTGCGATATAATTAGACGTGCCACTAAAAGCCATTATTGTTGTACTCCGTATAATTTTTCGTCTTTGCAATTTTAACTATAATATCAAGGCCTTCTCATGATTGCCCATAGATATAACATATAGCTAAAAAGCACTTTGCATTTTACTGATTGGGACCAATGATATAGGGGTATGACGAAATCCCCTAATTCAGGCTGTGAATTATTAACTATCACACGCGTTGAATTATTAACTATTAAAAAGGTCGTACAGATCACGACAGACGGGGTTTCCTATAAAATAAGGAACGAGGTAAGGATTTATAATGAACGTATTTGACGACAATTCCCTATCTATTGGCCGCACGCCACTAGTTAAGCTAAATCGCGTAACATCAGGTAATGTATACGCAAAAATTGAATCGCGTAACCCAAGCTTCAGCGTTAAGTGCCGCATTGGCGCAAACATGATTTGGGATGCTGAAAAGCGCGGTGTCCTTACCGAAGGTAAAGAAATTGTAGAGCCTACCAGTGGTAACACAGGTATTGCATTAGCTTTTGTTGCAGCGTCTCGCGGTTACAAGCTAACGCTAACCATGCCTAGCAGCATGAGCCTTGAGCGTCGTAAACTTTTAAAAGCACTGGGCGCAAACCTTGTTCTTACTGAAGCGCCTAAGGGCATGAAAGGTGCCGTTGCCGCTGCACAAGAAATTGTGGCATCAGATCCAGACAAATACGTGTTGCTTCAACAATTCGACAACCCTGCTAACCCAGCTATTCACGAAAAAACGACAGGGCCTGAAATTTGGGAAGATACCGACGGTAAAGTTGATGCCTTCGTAGCAGGTGTAGGTACGGGTGGTACTATTACGGGTGTAAGTCGCTACCTTAAGAACACAAAAGGTAAAGCGATTACTTCTATTGCCGTTGAGCCAACAGACTCACCAGTAATTACCCAAGCGCTTGCGGGTGAAGAACTAACCCCTGGACCACACAAAATTCAGGGTATCGGCGCAGGTTTCATTCCAGGTAACCTGGATTTAGACCTAATCGATGAAGTTGAACAAGTTACCAACGACGAATGTATGGAAATGGCGCGCAAGCTAATGACCGACGAAGGTATTCTTGCGGGTATTTCTTCTGGTGCTGCCGTTGTTGCCGCTAAGCGTTTTGCTGAACGCCCAGAAAATAAAGATAAAGTAGTTGTAGTGCTTCTAGCAAGTGGTACAGAACGTTACTTAAGCAGCCCACTATTTGCTGGTGCGTTCGACGAGCAAGAAGAAGTGCAATAACTGCCTTTCAATTTCAATAATGCTAAAACGAGGCCCGGTGCCTCGTTTTTTTATGCTTCAAATAAAACCTTGTTTTAACAACAATTTGTAAAACCCTATCGTCACTTTGCTTTTATACAGTTTTTTGTGAATAATCCGCTTAGCAAACTTCTTGGCAGTCGTTATATTGACTTAGCTAAGATATGAAACTATCAATAAGAAACGGACCTCTTTATATTAAGGTAACCCAAATGAAAACGCGTATGTGGTACGCCCTATTAGGGCTTTTTACAGTTTTGATTTTATCGGCTTGTGGTGAGAAAAAAGAAGGAATTGGGCGGTATGGCATGCTTGACGAAAGCACACCTGAATACACCACAGTTATGTTCCTAAAAAGTGTTTACGAAGACGATAATCTTGACACAGCAATACGCCTATCCAGTGAAAAAATGTCGCGCATACTAACGCGATACCACACCAATAGTAACGTTCAACGACATTTGCTTAATTTAAAGTACGACACTGTAACCGTAACCCCGCAAAGTGCAGGTAAGATTGGTAGAAACGAATTTTCAGAGAAATCCACTATTACCGTATTTTTGAGCGGAAACTATAATGGCGACAAAGTAGAAGACCTTCGAAGCCTAGATTTGATAAAAGAAGATGGCGAATGGAAGGTAAACAAAATTCACCCTGACGCCTATTTATAACAAATAAAGTAAATACTGTACTTATATACAGCACCCACTATTTTTACGATAAGTAAAAATAAAAAGGATGTTTTCCGGCTTTTAAGCTCAGATACATTTATTTTTTGTTTAATGTGTTGTTTTAGGGTGATAACTTAAAGCAACACAATACTGATATACGGATATTTTCCACTTTGCATAAAGGATTTTTTCCGGACACTAAATTGTTATATGCCAAAGGAATACGGACATTATCTGGTTTAAAAAACTCAAAAGCCCTCACGTGCCTTTAGGCATTCCAATAGAAGATGGATTGGCTATATTAAAAAAGATTGGCAGCCCCGTCTTTTTTGAGTCCGAAGAGGAAAGGCAATATAAAGTTTCAAATGCAGCTTACAATGTAGCTATTTATGAAACGGATGGCATTGTTTCAAGTTCTTGGTACGACGATCCCATTGGAAGGTCTTGGAACCTTGGGAGACAGAAAAAAGTAAATCTATACCTTTCTCGCTACGACAATATCAGTAACTGGGAAGCTAGGCTCAATAATGGATATATTCAGTTCTATTTTAACGATACGCTTGGATTGAGCATGTCTTATGGATTACACAAAGATGTCATCAGGTTTAATAAACAAGGCATATAACAACCCAATAAACTCACTCACTACGTTCGCTGGGACGCATACACGTGGGGCGGCTACGCCATTATGCCCCCACATGTTTGCGCCCGTTATTGGAAAGTTAGCTGCAAAATGGAAACTCGATACAAAGTCAGAATAAAAACCAAAGTCAAAGTAAGGCTTATTGCAACAATGACGTTGATAGTATTGCCTTTAGCTTTATTCGGGCTTTATCTCTTCGAGTATAAAACTCCGCAAGTTGAAATAAGAAACCACTTTCCAGCAGAAGTCATCGAATTTCCGAAATGGAGTGCGCCGAGAATAGGAAAAGGAATATACTCGAAATATGTAGGTTATCCATATTATGCAGCAGTAAACTACAAAGGCGAGACGTATGGCGTTGGCAGCTTCAAGCCGCTATATCCCGGCACAAAAGTTTGTATTGGAGCTGTTGTTAAAGGAGATTCAAACGAAGTTATCAACTATGTTAATGTCGATTTGAGCAATTGCAGCTAACAAACGCATAAACTCGCTCGCGGGCTCGCTGGGACAAAAACACGTAGGCTCCCTTCGCTTCGCTCAGTATTATAGCCTACGTATTTTTGCCCGTTATGCGGGCCGTTAGGTGCTAAAAGGAAAAATAATGAAATCATGGAATGAATTAACTAATCTACAACGCGCAGTTATCGGTATCGCAATGGTTGTTGCGGCGGCAGTTTTGCCAGAGATAGCCTTCTTAGTCCAATTAGGCGGTGTGGAAATCGCATTTGCTCTCGTTTTTGCTAGCCTAGCTCCCATCATTTCTTGGTTCTCAACAAAATACCAAGCAATTAAAGAATGTTTACAAACTTCAGTAGTAGCTTTTAGGCATAGTGCATCTGCTAAACCTTCCGTATTCTTCGTTCAAGCTTCTTTTTGTGCCGTCGCACTTCTATTTACAAGTTCGGGCTTTTTGGCTTTTTACTTTTTTATGCCTAGTATGCTGCTAAATGGGGTCTTGGCGTGAGCGCACCTAACAAACCAATCAACTCACTCACTTCGTTCGCTGGGACGCATACACGCGGGGCGGCTTCGCCATTATGCCCCACATGTCTGCGCCCGTTATTGGAAAGTTATGTGGCAATTGAGAATGACTAGATGTATTAACATTTTGCTTGCAGTTGTTTTGTGCGGTTGCACGGCGACCAAGCCTAAAGAAGTAGAATTAAGCTTCTCGTATCAGGATAACTACGACTATTTTGGGTACGTTACTCATTGGGTTAGAAACACTGAAATTCCCCCTGTCGATGACAATATAGTCGGAGCTAAAAAGGACTTTGCACTCTGTAAAAGTGAAATGAAAGATCATTTAGTTGATAATCAATTACCTAGTCAAAATGTCCAATATGCGTTTATCGTAGAATGCATGTACAAAAAGGACTGGTTCTTATTTGCCGAGACTTATATGGTTACGCAGTAGACCACATAACAAACCAAGTAAGCGGGACAATAACACGTGGGCTCCCGTCACTTCGTTCCGTATTATAGCCCACATGTTATTGCCCCTTCTTGGGGTGTTATGTAGCTTGAAGGATATGGACATTCACAATGCAGAATAAACTAGTCATAGGTACTCTTCCTCGATACCTAGCATTTCAGTTGTTTTTTCTCACGTATGTACTCTCAATCTTTACCCATGCATCTGAGCCATCTCCTAAAATTTATCAACCCGGGATGTTTTTTTACCTTCTCCCTTTAGTTATGGCTATGGTTGTAACACACTTTGGCTACATGTCTGCTAGAAGTGGTAGCGTAAGCAAAACACAGTATTTTCAAATATTCGGGATTTTTGTGCTCTACGGATTTATCTGGCATGCTCTTTTTTAAAACGCTACATAACAAACAAATTATGTCACTCGCTGCCGCTCGCTGGGACGCAAACTCGTGCGCGGCTTCGCCATTATTGCACACGTGTTTGCGCCCCATATTTAGAAGTTATGTGCCGCTAGACTATGCCAGATTTTAAAATTAAAACTGAATTCGCAGCAAGAGAGAAAAAGTTCTTAGGGGGTTTGCTTGTTTTCGCGCTCCCTTTTGCCGTTGTAGTCGTTATTAATTCTTTTTCGTCCGTATACATAAATCCCGGTTTTCCTTTCGTCATCATGGTGCTAGGTTTTATGTTTGCTACTTTTACATGGTATCGATGCCCTAAATGCAACTCGATACCGCGTGCTTCAGGAAACCCTGGGGTGCAGCTGTTTGCTAAAAAGTGCGGAAAGTGTGGAGCTCAACTAAGGTGAAAGCACATAACAACCCAATCAACTCACTCACTTCGTTCGCTGGGACGCATACACGCGGGGCGGCTGCGCCATTATGCCCCACATGTTTGCGCCCGTTATTGGAAAGTTATACACAATGCGCAACATCAGGAAGATTAAAGTGAATAAAACCAAAACGTCTCTTCTATTTTTTGCTTTTATAGGCACTTGTTTAGTAACGATGAGTGCATTTGCTTCATCAACGATAGAAGGCGTTTGGAAACAGGCAACAAAACCAGCTCTAATCGAATTCAATTTAACAACTGGTGTAGCAAGTGTTAAAGAACACCAGACTCATAAACAAAACTCTGGCCTCACGATCATCAAAAATATTGTTCAATCAACAGAAACTGAGTGGGTCGGGGAAATGTACAATGGCTACGAAGACAAATATATTTTCGTTACAATCAAGTTAAATAGCACATCGCTATCTGTCTTCGACTCAGAAAACAGTGAAGTGCTTAAGCTTGTTAAGGAATAGCCTTGTGTATAACAAAAAAATCAAGCTCGCCCGCTGCGCGGGCTGGGACGCATACATGCGGGGCGGCTTCGCCATTATGCCCCACATGCCTGCGCCCCTTATTTAAAAGTTATGTGCCACTGATTTGCAACATAGCGTCATGTAGTTTTAACTATACATTTTATAATCTCAAACAGTCTCAATTCACAAGGAAATGGTAATGTCAGATGGAATTGCAAATAGCAGCCAGTATTTTGTCGGGTGGGGAACACTGGCTTTGATCAATGCTGGTTTAGCACAGTCCAAATGCCGCAGCGGTCTAATTTGGTTTCTAATCTCTATTTTTCTAGGACCTGTGGCTACTTTTTTACTTGTTGTCTTACCCAAGGGTGATGTTTAGGGAATGTCACCTAACAAAAAAATTAAGTCACTCACTGCGTTCGCTGGGACGCATACATGCGGGGCGGCTTCGCCATTATGCCCCACATGCCTGCGCCCCTTATTTAAAAGTTATGCACTACAAGGAAAAGTAAATAGTGAACCTCAAAAAAGCCCTCGGGTATTCATTCGGTGCTTTAGTTCTCATTTGTGGGATATATCTATATGACTCTCCCCGAATTCAAGAAACAGTTAAAGGCAGGATCATATCGACTAACTCAAACGGAATAGAAATAGAGAATTCAGCAGGTGTTTCAAGGTTTTTACCAATACCAAACAAATTTAAAGAAGGCGAAATTGTGGAAATTCTGATTTATGAAACACCGTTAACTAAGCAAGTTTCATATAGCTGGTTTGAAGTTTCGCTAGCGGTATGATGTATTGGTGCGTGCATAACAAACCACTCAAGGCTCTCGCTTCGCTCGCTGGGATAGTAACACGTAGGCTCTGTCGCTTCGCTCCTAATTTTAGCCTACGTGTTACTGCCCCTTAGTGGGGTGTTATAAGGCGTCAGCCTAAACTGCGTTTGGCTTCATAAAAATCCCAGTACAACTACCCTCACCTGTTTTCATTAGCACCGCTCTGGCTTGTGGCAGGTTTAAATCCGCCGCTTTCAATTCAAAGGTTGCGCATTAGGCGCTTTATCGCCAAGGTATTATTCTACGTTTACAAGCGCCAATGCGTTTGACAGTTCAAATGGCGGCTAGCTTCAGTCAAATAAAAAACATCAATGCACAGTCGTTTTTCTTGTCTGTGTTAACAATCAATCGTATGCTGGCTTCAACAGTTTTTAAAAAGACCAAAGGAACTGGCTCTGCTTATAACAAGGCGCTTAAGACCACTCCCTTCGGTCGCTCGGACGCATTTACGCGGGGCGGCTTCGCCATAATGCCCCACGCAACTGCGCCGCTTTGCTTAATGTTAGCCATCACAAGGATGTTTTAAATGAAGATAGTTTGTTTTTTAATGGTTTTTATTCTTGGTGGATGTGCGAGTATCCCGCTGAGTACAATGTTAGAATTCAGTTCTTTTCAAAAGAGTGATTTTGTTGCCCTTGAACCCGCAGACATCAAAGCAAAGGTCATAATCGATCAGCCTGTCGAAATTGATATTGAGAAAGTTGATTTAGGGCTTGAACTAGAAACTGACCTAGGAAATAGAATTTATAAATTTCCATTGTCGTTAATTGAAAGACGCTCTATTCCAGCCAAAGAAGGCTGGCTTAGTGTTGACGAGGCCAAAATAGAATATACTTTCAATTTGAACGCAGAATCTGTTAAAAGTTTTCAAGAAGTCCAGCAATTGCTGACGAATAGTAGTGGCGGAAAATTTGCTTTCTCTGTCAACTCGGGGTTTGAAAAACTACCGCCCGATCTCGAAAGTGTTAACTTATCAATACTTTTAAAGCTAAAAAATACCGAAGATTTCGTACCGATTTTCGAGGATGCTACAATCGAATTCGAGACTGATAGCTAACAAAAAAATTATGTCGCCCGCAGGCGGGCTGGGACACAAACAGCCAGGCGGCTTCGCCATTATAGCCTGCCTTTTTGTGCCCCATATTTAAGCGTTGGTATGACTCCCTTTGTCAACCCTGAACGAGCGCTTCCCTGACACTCTTTCAGCCCTCAATTAGTATTCTTTATTACTCAAAATAAATGAGCTAACGCACCGGATGAGGCAGTAATGTCGTCGGTTATTATGCTGGTATTCGTAGGTTACTTATTCAATAAATAAGCAGAGCTGACCTTACATGTTCCGCCGTAGCACCTTCTCATCAGTCTAGGTTCGTGGTTCAACAACCGTTAGGTTGTTGCCATCATAACGCCCTCGTAGGTTGTGCCACATCCCGCGGCCTGATCCAAATGTGTTAGCTCAAACTCGTTTTTCATGCAGGTACTCGGCTTAGTCTTAATTTTGGGTTTACCGGCGTGAGTACCACTTCCTTTGCAATAGCCCAGATGTATGCCGCCATTTCTCTGGCTATCGCGGTGATGATTAAATTGTAGTGTTTACCCTTTTTACTCATGCGCTGATAGCGTTTGCACAGACGCAGCTGTGCTTTCCAAGCAATATCGA encodes:
- a CDS encoding antitermination protein NusB, with product MSDGIANSSQYFVGWGTLALINAGLAQSKCRSGLIWFLISIFLGPVATFLLVVLPKGDV
- a CDS encoding nucleotidyltransferase family protein; translation: MSSDVYRLAFVLLAGGQSSRYAGNKLLSEHPVTKLPLVQHSATEVIRARDAIRSTSKHPVTVVVGKWHDSVSSQLAEAFCGLTETPIEVIHNRQWEEGIASSIRSGLSHLLSLALRPETSLSPSSLPNSSLPEAESLATKPSHVLFTLADLPSLNTQDLIRLIDASKAYPNHIVCSEWQKHGEKDGQSDGQKDGKPNSRLTVPAIFPEEMFSELLALQGDTGAKPIIKKYAKLGKVKAVSIPNAQFDIDTPQDWENVKKPD
- a CDS encoding MATE family efflux transporter — its product is MNKKRFLVEGRDILKLAWPLLVAQITQMLMGVSDTIMAGRYSATDMAAVALGFSITVPLLCFIQGIALALPPIISRLQGNKSISSIADASQQAGYLIFFVGLVIAGLIPFNENMVALFPMAPELHSITVDYVLYVLFAMPGFALYQWLRNYCEGLGKTKPTMIITVIGLMANIVGNYLFIYGVGPLPAMGGAGCGIATGIVIYTMLIATFIYVRFAPALQKYNLFSQLYTPNMVTISRTFKMGLPIAMTILFEVTLFSVVALLLAPFGATTVAAHQVALNFSALMFMFPMSIGMAAAIRIGYRIGQRNQRQAKIAARTAILIGFFTSACTASFTLLAKGFIIGLYTSDDAVYTLANALLIYAALFQLSDAVQVISANALRGYKDTTAMFIITFVSYWLIGLPTGVVLGRTDWITAEPMAAAGFWIGFIVGLSAAAVMLGARLLHIQRPSAAHRLASA
- a CDS encoding AAA family ATPase gives rise to the protein MAFSGTSNYIATKDLQLAVNAAITLERPLLIKGEPGTGKTMLAEELAESLSTELIQWHIKSTTKAQQGLYEYDAVSRLRDSQLGDDRVHDISNYIVKGKLWEAFSAEKRPVLLIDEIDKADIEFPNDLLLELDKMEFFVYETQERVVAKQRPIVIITSNNEKELPDAFLRRCFFHYIQFPNPEEMQEIVNVHFPDLKKKLLDEALKAFFEIRDVPGLKKKPSTSELIDWLKLLVAEDIPPEALHSKDGKAAIPPLYGALLKNEQDIHLFEKLVFMARR
- a CDS encoding vWA domain-containing protein, coding for MLIQFFYTLRKYQVKTTLRELLDLLKALEHHVVYADIEAFYSLSRTIMVKDETQYDKFDRAFAEYFEGVESIDLFGKDIPEEWLRKEIEKNLSPEEREALRKAGGLDELMETLKKRLEEQEKRHQGGNKWVGTGGTSPFGAYGDNPEGVRIGQKGNRKFSAAKVWDKREFKNLSSDVELGTRNIKVALRKLRKFARTGASEHLDVPTTIGETAKKGGLLDIHMAPERHNAVKVLMFFDVGGSMDPHVKSTQELFSAVQTEFKYLEYFYFHNCVYEEVWKDNLRRNKERIPIWDIIHRYGKDYKVIFVGDATMGPYEITYPGGSVEHWNEEPGSVWMQRLLNHFNNAVWLNPQPENYWPYYSSIKIIREIMEDRMYGLTLEGLTEAIKGLSRSR
- the cysK gene encoding cysteine synthase A; translated protein: MNVFDDNSLSIGRTPLVKLNRVTSGNVYAKIESRNPSFSVKCRIGANMIWDAEKRGVLTEGKEIVEPTSGNTGIALAFVAASRGYKLTLTMPSSMSLERRKLLKALGANLVLTEAPKGMKGAVAAAQEIVASDPDKYVLLQQFDNPANPAIHEKTTGPEIWEDTDGKVDAFVAGVGTGGTITGVSRYLKNTKGKAITSIAVEPTDSPVITQALAGEELTPGPHKIQGIGAGFIPGNLDLDLIDEVEQVTNDECMEMARKLMTDEGILAGISSGAAVVAAKRFAERPENKDKVVVVLLASGTERYLSSPLFAGAFDEQEEVQ